The Synechococcales cyanobacterium CNB genome segment TTCATCGCGTACGTCCGCGTCATCACGACTCCAAACGCACGGTCGATCGTCGGGCACACGAGCACGGATTTCGACCGATACAACTCGCCACCCGTCTCCCCGGCCATCCCCGCGTACGTCTGCACCACCAGCGCCCAGTTCGGCGGCTTGCCCCACGGCTGCCCGATCGCAGGCCCGTACCCGTCGTACTCATCGGCATAGATACGGCATGCGAGGAACATCTGACGAAGGTTCGACAGGCACGCCGCACCCCGACCCGCCTCGCGCGCCCCGGCCAGCGCGGGCAGCAGCAGACCGATGAGCAACGCAACGACCGCGATCACCACCAGCAGCTCGACAAGAGTGAAGCCACGCCGAACGGACATGGTGGATTCTGGGCCTGCCGACGCCCCACGGCTACCGTCACACTCCCAATGTCCACTGTCCTTTGTCCTCTGTTCACTGGCTCAAGGAGGCCCGCATGACCCGCAGAACCCTCGCCGTGCTCTTGACCGCCTTTGCCTGGCCCACCTCCGGGCAGGGAACGGGGCCGGGAGTCCCCGAGTTCGGCGTGCGCGAGGGGTATCTCGTCGAGGTCGCCGTCCCCTCGCTCCCCGGGGCGAGGTTCCTCGCCTTCGACGATCGGGGCACGCTCTACGTCTCCCTCCCAGGGCCGGGCGTCATACGCACCTTCCACGACCCCGACGGCGACGGACGCTACGAGCCGCTCGGCACTTTCGTGCAGGGCAAGCGCTCCGTCCACGGACTCTGCTTCGCCGACGGATGGATGTGGTTCAGCACCGAGTCCTCCATCCACAAGGGACGCGACACCAACGGCGACGGCGTCGCGGACGAAGTCGTGGACGTCCTCTCCGAACGCGACCTGCCCACAAGGGGGGGGCACTGGTGGCGATCCCTGCTCGTCACCGGCGATCACATCTACACATCCATCGGCGACTCCGGCAACATCACCGACGAACGCGACACCGACCGCCAGAAACTCTGGCGCTACAACCTCGACGGCACCGGAAAGACCCTCTTCGCCGAGGGCCTCCGCAACACCGAGAAACTCCGCATCCGACCAGGCGACGACCCCGCCGCCGAACGCCTCTGGGGGTTCGACCACGGCTCCGACTGGTTCGGACAACCCATCGGCGACAGGCAGGGCCACCAGCCCATCACCGATCTCAACCCGCCCGACGAACTCAACCTCTACGTCAGGGGCGGCTTCTACGGGCACCCCTTCGTCACCGGTCTCCGCGTCCCACGCTACGAGTACCTCGACCGCTCCGACATCCACGACCTCGCCGCTCGCACAACCCCCCCCGAGTGGTGCGTCGGCGCGCACTGGGCCACCAACGGCTTCACATTCGTCGATCCCGCACGCAACCGCGGCGCGTTCCCCCCCGATCACAACGGCGACATCTTCATCGCCTGCCACGGCTCATGGAACAGCTCCGTTCCCGTCGGCTACTGCGTCGCCCGCGTGATCTTCGACGATGACCCGCTCGGCGCGGGCAGGCCCGTCGGCATGGTCAAGGTCGTCTCCACCCTCAGCCGCGACGCCCGGCAGGTGCTCGCCCGACCCGCGGACGTCGAGCAAGCCCCCGACGGCTCCCTCTTCTTCTCGACCAGCGGACGCGAGGGCGCGATCTACCGGCTGCGCTACGTCGGCATGGACGAGTAACCCATGCCCCACACGCGCCGTCACCCGATCGACGCCGCCCTCGCCCGCAGACCGTCGATCATCCCACGCACTTCCTCCGCCATCCGCGTGTTCGGAAACTCGTTGATGATCCGCTCACCCACTCGTGCGGCGTGCCCCCACCGACGATCCCGGACAGCCAGCTTGAACTCCACGCCGAGGTTCTCCCGCGCTTTGCCGATCACGCCGCGCGCCACCTCCCGGAACGGCTCCGCCTCGCGCTCCGACAGGTAGCCGTCCAGTTCCTTGAGCATCGCCATCGCGTCCTCGATCCGGCTCTCCTGCGCCGCCAGCAGGAACCGGCGTTCCAGGTCCTCCTTGTACCGCTCGTGCGCGTCGTCCACACGCTTGCGAAGCCCCTGCACCCGGTGCGAATCCGGGTACAGCCGGGTGAGCCTCCCCGCCTCGGCACGCGCGTCGTCCCATCGACGCTGGATGATCAGCCCGTCCAACTGCGCGATCGCCGCCGAAATCTGCCGCTCGTACGCGTCGCGCCGACCCGCCTCGACCCGCGCTCGGAACTCCTCCGCATCCGTCCGGTAGCCGAAGCGATCCGCCAACTCGCGCACCAGCACCAGCGCGGCCTCCCATTCACCTGCCGCGATGTCCTCCTCGATCGCCCGTCGCAGCAACTCCCTCTCACGCCCGCGGTTCAGCACGCGACGAGCGTCGTCCGAGAGCGCCTGCAGCTCCGCCAGCCGCTCGACCGCCGCCCTGAACTCCGACGCCGCCCGCCCGAAGTCACCCCCCCCTCCGCCCCCGTTCCGTACCGCCGCGAACGTCACCGGCGCGACCGCCAGCACCAGCACGAGCCCGAGCACACCCATCGCCGTCAGTGTCGTGTCGCGGTGCCAGACGCCCCACAGGCACAGACCGAGCGCGACCACCGCGGCCGCACCGTAACTCCACGCCAGCCTCACCGTCGTCTCCCGCCATGCCGATCGTGAACCCTTGTCGCTCATCCCTGATGACTCCGTGGCTCGATTGAAGCCGCCTCAACTCCCAGGCGTCGGATCGCCGCAGTCCCGGCTCATCGGCACCAGGCACAGAAACCGCAGGCCGTCCGGACCCGCAGCCTGAAACTGATGCTCCTCGTTCGCAGGCACATAGATCACGTCGCCGGCCCGGATCGGTCGCTCCTTGCCCTCCAGCAATACGGTCCCCGAACCCGACACGATGAACACCTCGTGCTCGTAGTCGTGCGAGTGCCGAGGCGTGTGACCGCCGGCCTCGACACGGAACTGCCGCAACGCGAAGTTCGGCGCGCCGTCCGCACGCCCCACCATCACCGCCATTCGTGCCCCCTGCACGCCCGGCATCTCCACGGGGGTCAGCGGGGTCGCGTCGATGTTCCGGATCAGGGGCATGGTCGGCTCCTTGCCCTTTGATCGGG includes the following:
- a CDS encoding prepilin-type N-terminal cleavage/methylation domain-containing protein, with the translated sequence MSVRRGFTLVELLVVIAVVALLIGLLLPALAGAREAGRGAACLSNLRQMFLACRIYADEYDGYGPAIGQPWGKPPNWALVVQTYAGMAGETGGELYRSKSVLVCPTIDRAFGVVMTRTYAMNGTGHAGADMGDATDYDLPDGRAHVRFDFVAFPDRPAMLLDSDLGYNITDAPPSDRTASVIDFRQSEHVEYRVGWFHASGRVVQAVRFDGSSKGYRELPAEWAERLP
- a CDS encoding cupin domain-containing protein, which gives rise to MPLIRNIDATPLTPVEMPGVQGARMAVMVGRADGAPNFALRQFRVEAGGHTPRHSHDYEHEVFIVSGSGTVLLEGKERPIRAGDVIYVPANEEHQFQAAGPDGLRFLCLVPMSRDCGDPTPGS